In Eriocheir sinensis breed Jianghai 21 chromosome 45, ASM2467909v1, whole genome shotgun sequence, the following proteins share a genomic window:
- the LOC126980772 gene encoding uncharacterized protein LOC126980772 isoform X2: protein MPVFRIWCGDRIIRKSVVSVAEIEELKKKATQKLCLELVGPTKLVLEKCGTEVDDDEVLEEIADEVLLLLADGQTYTPSVAQQIPDSARSLVACTTGDVLQPSRSASDNEVASTSSSGTEAYASHKSSNTLSLPLPELSRATRDDLQQGDKSRRVWLQLIEESKNYYMKYCPLLDENPYGAYKIIGEMLAAYPSIEREGKHKWSQYAKALSQSIRTERFRRKRKSLPVTPQEQQLPPKRFTVGKHIVTDASNALPEEEFEKHVLEIQKVWNTSACSSSHVDMLLRESYCNRRQWLPYLPNGKLAPILEKFPCFQESSYVLREVERMLLCEVSTWKDRLEKIVEALSDQVPSSACNNDNDQHTVDIIRFIEKSVAFKKGKGIKSKSCFTVADFNISDADKNDLCSVHLL from the exons ATGCCAGTTTTCCGTATTTGGTGTGGTGATCGCATCATAAGGAAATCGGTTGTGTCAGTAGCAGAAATTgaagaactaaagaaaaaag CAACACAAAAACTCTGTTTGGAGTTGGTAGGACCTACGAAGTTAGTTCTAGAGAAATGTGGTACAGAAGTGGACGACGATGAGGTGTTGGAAGAAATTGCTGATGAAGTCTTATTATTGTTGGCTGATGGACAAACTTATACACCATCTGTAGCTCAGCAAATACCTGACTCTGCTCGAAGTTTGGTAGCATGTACTACAGGCGATGTACTTCAACCCAGCAGGAGTGCAAGTGACAACGAAGTGGCAAGCACAAGTTCAAGTGGGACAGAGGCATATGCCAGTCACAAATCATCTAATACATTAT CATTGCCTCTGCCAGAACTCTCACGGGCAACCCGAGATGACTTACAACAGGGAGATAAATCAAGACGGGTCTGGTTGCAGCTGATAGAAGAATCCAAGAACTACTACATGAAGTATTGCCCTCTGCTTGATGAAAACCCTTATGGGGCATACAAGATTATTGGAGAGATGTTAGCTGCTTACCCTAGTatcgagagggaagggaaacataaatgg AGCCAGTATGCGAAAGCACTCAGTCAAAGTATACGCACAGAGCGTTTTAGACGTAAAAGAAAAAGCCTTCCTGTAACTCCACAAGAACAACAGCTGCCCCCTAAAAGGTTCACTGTGGGAAAGCACATAGTTACAGACGCCAGTAATGCTCTTCCAGAAGAAGAGTTTGAAAAGCATGTTCTTGAAATCCAGAAGGTTTGGAATACTTCAGCATGCAGTAGCTCACATGTAGATATGCTGCTCAGGGAATCCTACTGCAACAGAAGACAATGGTTGCCATATCTACCAAATGGGAAATTGGCACCAATACTGGAGAAATTCCCATGTTTTCAAGAGTCAAGCTAT GTACTGCGTGAAGTGGAACGCATGTTGCTATGTGAAGTATCAACATGGAAGGACAGATTGGAGAAAATTGTTGAGGCCCTGAGCGATCAAGTACCTTCTAGTGCATGTAACAATGAT AATGATCAGCATACCGTGGACATCATCAGATTCATTGAAAAATCTGTTGCCTTTAAGAAGGGTAAAGGCATTAAATCAAAATCCTGCTTTACGGTTGCGGATTTTAACATCTCTGATGCTGACAAGAATGACTTGTGCAGTGTGCACCTCCTCTGA
- the LOC126980772 gene encoding uncharacterized protein LOC126980772 isoform X1, which translates to MYSTLADILPPSSERRKFQGSRIANGRHTGQFWEFTSATQKLCLELVGPTKLVLEKCGTEVDDDEVLEEIADEVLLLLADGQTYTPSVAQQIPDSARSLVACTTGDVLQPSRSASDNEVASTSSSGTEAYASHKSSNTLSLPLPELSRATRDDLQQGDKSRRVWLQLIEESKNYYMKYCPLLDENPYGAYKIIGEMLAAYPSIEREGKHKWSQYAKALSQSIRTERFRRKRKSLPVTPQEQQLPPKRFTVGKHIVTDASNALPEEEFEKHVLEIQKVWNTSACSSSHVDMLLRESYCNRRQWLPYLPNGKLAPILEKFPCFQESSYVLREVERMLLCEVSTWKDRLEKIVEALSDQVPSSACNNDNDQHTVDIIRFIEKSVAFKKGKGIKSKSCFTVADFNISDADKNDLCSVHLL; encoded by the exons CAACACAAAAACTCTGTTTGGAGTTGGTAGGACCTACGAAGTTAGTTCTAGAGAAATGTGGTACAGAAGTGGACGACGATGAGGTGTTGGAAGAAATTGCTGATGAAGTCTTATTATTGTTGGCTGATGGACAAACTTATACACCATCTGTAGCTCAGCAAATACCTGACTCTGCTCGAAGTTTGGTAGCATGTACTACAGGCGATGTACTTCAACCCAGCAGGAGTGCAAGTGACAACGAAGTGGCAAGCACAAGTTCAAGTGGGACAGAGGCATATGCCAGTCACAAATCATCTAATACATTAT CATTGCCTCTGCCAGAACTCTCACGGGCAACCCGAGATGACTTACAACAGGGAGATAAATCAAGACGGGTCTGGTTGCAGCTGATAGAAGAATCCAAGAACTACTACATGAAGTATTGCCCTCTGCTTGATGAAAACCCTTATGGGGCATACAAGATTATTGGAGAGATGTTAGCTGCTTACCCTAGTatcgagagggaagggaaacataaatgg AGCCAGTATGCGAAAGCACTCAGTCAAAGTATACGCACAGAGCGTTTTAGACGTAAAAGAAAAAGCCTTCCTGTAACTCCACAAGAACAACAGCTGCCCCCTAAAAGGTTCACTGTGGGAAAGCACATAGTTACAGACGCCAGTAATGCTCTTCCAGAAGAAGAGTTTGAAAAGCATGTTCTTGAAATCCAGAAGGTTTGGAATACTTCAGCATGCAGTAGCTCACATGTAGATATGCTGCTCAGGGAATCCTACTGCAACAGAAGACAATGGTTGCCATATCTACCAAATGGGAAATTGGCACCAATACTGGAGAAATTCCCATGTTTTCAAGAGTCAAGCTAT GTACTGCGTGAAGTGGAACGCATGTTGCTATGTGAAGTATCAACATGGAAGGACAGATTGGAGAAAATTGTTGAGGCCCTGAGCGATCAAGTACCTTCTAGTGCATGTAACAATGAT AATGATCAGCATACCGTGGACATCATCAGATTCATTGAAAAATCTGTTGCCTTTAAGAAGGGTAAAGGCATTAAATCAAAATCCTGCTTTACGGTTGCGGATTTTAACATCTCTGATGCTGACAAGAATGACTTGTGCAGTGTGCACCTCCTCTGA